In the Burkholderia glumae LMG 2196 = ATCC 33617 genome, one interval contains:
- a CDS encoding WD40/YVTN/BNR-like repeat-containing protein, with amino-acid sequence MTATVLVATAGQGILRSNDEGKTWHRLGLAEAIEFDGIVRALAVDPATPSRVYAGADSGLCISEDGGAHWFRPDNCLNGQTVWSIAIDPANPAVMYAGTGAPSRAALYKSSDAGLTWARTAPELAEFCSGVNRPRLLTICVDPDDSNQVWYGVEEGGAWRSGDAGASWTRVDGPGTAIRNSDIHAIAVLPAAQGRPKTAVLLTVNAVYVSEDEGRTWDGKLSRDRFDGLYYTRTVVQLPQPGGDLLMAIGDGTPGTRSRIYRSTDRGHAWHETELRTPPNSTFWAFGVHAARPALVYAGTKYGHLFRSSDAGRSWTKEWRDFSEITAVAWTPFEAPLAAHAQSTH; translated from the coding sequence ATGACCGCAACCGTACTGGTCGCCACCGCGGGGCAGGGCATCCTGCGCTCGAACGACGAGGGCAAGACCTGGCATCGTCTCGGGCTAGCCGAAGCGATCGAGTTCGACGGCATCGTGCGCGCGCTCGCGGTGGACCCCGCGACGCCGTCGCGCGTCTATGCCGGCGCGGATTCGGGGCTGTGCATCAGCGAGGATGGCGGCGCGCACTGGTTTCGCCCCGATAACTGCCTGAACGGGCAGACGGTCTGGTCCATCGCGATCGACCCCGCGAACCCGGCGGTCATGTATGCCGGCACCGGCGCGCCGTCGCGCGCCGCGCTCTACAAGTCGAGCGACGCCGGCCTGACGTGGGCGAGAACGGCGCCCGAGCTTGCGGAGTTCTGCTCGGGCGTCAATCGTCCGCGGCTGCTGACGATCTGCGTGGACCCGGACGACAGCAACCAGGTGTGGTACGGCGTGGAGGAGGGGGGGGCATGGCGCAGCGGCGATGCCGGTGCGAGCTGGACGCGCGTGGATGGCCCCGGCACCGCGATCCGCAACAGCGACATTCATGCGATCGCCGTGCTGCCCGCCGCGCAGGGCCGGCCCAAGACCGCGGTGCTGCTGACGGTCAACGCGGTCTACGTGAGCGAGGACGAGGGCCGGACCTGGGACGGCAAGCTGTCGCGCGACCGCTTCGATGGGCTGTACTACACACGGACCGTGGTGCAACTGCCGCAGCCGGGAGGCGACCTGCTGATGGCGATCGGCGACGGCACGCCGGGGACCCGCAGCCGCATCTATCGCTCGACGGATCGCGGCCATGCGTGGCACGAGACCGAGCTGCGCACGCCGCCGAACTCCACGTTCTGGGCGTTCGGCGTGCATGCGGCCCGGCCGGCGCTCGTCTATGCGGGCACCAAGTACGGGCACCTGTTCCGTTCCAGCGACGCGGGCCGAAGCTGGACCAAGGAATGGCGCGATTTCAGCGAGATCACGGCGGTGGCGTGGACCCCGTTCGAGGCGCCGCTCGCCGCCCACGCGCAGTCGACACACTGA
- a CDS encoding 3-oxoacid CoA-transferase subunit B translates to MKRLTRDEMAQRVARDIPEGAYVNLGIGVPTLVANHLDVNKEIFLHSENGVLGMGPAPEAGAEDDELINAGKQHVTLLTGGAFFHHADSFAMMRGGHLDYCVLGAFQVSARGDLANWHTGAPDAIPAVGGAMDLAIGAKQVFVMMEHLTKQGESKIVAECSYPVTGIGCVTRIYTDLAVLDVTPAGLAVSEIFTDLSFDELQALTGVPLVDATERATA, encoded by the coding sequence ATGAAACGACTGACCCGTGATGAGATGGCCCAGCGCGTGGCCCGCGACATTCCCGAAGGCGCCTACGTGAACCTCGGCATCGGCGTGCCGACGCTGGTGGCGAACCACCTCGACGTGAACAAGGAAATCTTCCTGCACAGCGAGAACGGCGTGCTCGGCATGGGCCCCGCGCCCGAGGCCGGCGCCGAGGACGACGAGCTGATCAACGCCGGCAAGCAGCACGTCACGCTGCTGACGGGCGGCGCGTTCTTCCACCACGCCGATTCGTTCGCGATGATGCGCGGCGGCCACCTCGACTACTGCGTGCTCGGCGCGTTCCAGGTGTCGGCGCGCGGCGATCTGGCCAACTGGCACACCGGCGCGCCCGACGCGATCCCCGCCGTGGGCGGGGCGATGGATCTCGCGATCGGCGCCAAGCAGGTGTTCGTGATGATGGAGCATCTGACCAAGCAGGGCGAAAGCAAGATCGTCGCCGAATGCTCGTATCCCGTCACCGGCATCGGCTGCGTGACGCGTATCTACACCGACCTGGCCGTGCTCGACGTGACGCCGGCGGGCCTTGCCGTGAGCGAGATCTTCACCGATCTCTCGTTCGACGAGCTGCAGGCGCTCACGGGCGTGCCGCTCGTCGACGCGACCGAGCGCGCCACCGCGTAG
- a CDS encoding SDR family NAD(P)-dependent oxidoreductase: MDLQLHGKAAFITGGSMGIGKAVALELAREGVDVTIAARRMEHLEAAAAEIGAALAPLGSAAGAILPVTMDTTDMASVEAAMAASVERFGRLDILLNGAAHPGGLVRTELEQADPQGLLQDIDIKVVGYLRCAKAAAPHMRRNGFGRIVNIGGLTGRGSKQLSGMRNVAIVHLTKTLSDQLGPFGITVNTIHPGVVETPHIHELYEKEAQKQGLTAAAVEADYVKLTPIRRVLQPEEMGWIVAFLASPKSGAITGESIGCDGGLTRGIFL; this comes from the coding sequence ATGGATCTGCAACTGCACGGAAAAGCCGCGTTCATCACCGGCGGCAGCATGGGCATCGGCAAGGCGGTCGCGCTCGAACTGGCGCGCGAAGGCGTCGACGTCACGATCGCCGCGCGGCGCATGGAGCACCTCGAAGCGGCGGCTGCCGAGATTGGCGCGGCGCTCGCGCCGCTGGGCAGCGCGGCCGGCGCCATCCTGCCCGTCACGATGGACACGACCGACATGGCGTCGGTCGAGGCGGCGATGGCCGCGAGCGTCGAGCGCTTCGGCCGGCTCGACATCCTGCTGAACGGCGCCGCGCACCCGGGCGGGCTGGTGCGGACGGAGCTGGAGCAAGCGGACCCGCAGGGGCTGCTGCAGGACATCGATATCAAGGTGGTCGGCTACCTGCGCTGCGCGAAAGCGGCCGCGCCGCACATGCGGCGCAACGGCTTCGGCCGCATCGTGAACATCGGCGGCCTGACGGGGCGCGGCAGCAAGCAGCTGTCCGGCATGCGCAACGTGGCGATCGTACACCTGACCAAGACGCTGTCCGACCAGCTCGGCCCGTTCGGCATCACGGTCAACACGATTCATCCGGGCGTGGTCGAGACGCCGCACATTCACGAACTCTACGAGAAAGAAGCGCAGAAGCAGGGGCTCACGGCCGCGGCGGTCGAGGCCGACTACGTGAAGCTCACGCCGATCCGCCGCGTGCTGCAGCCGGAAGAAATGGGGTGGATCGTCGCGTTTCTCGCATCGCCGAAGTCCGGCGCAATCACCGGCGAGTCGATCGGCTGCGACGGCGGACTCACGCGCGGAATTTTTCTCTGA
- a CDS encoding 3-carboxy-cis,cis-muconate cycloisomerase, whose protein sequence is MFEHSARLTSLIGGDAALIRIWSPTATLQRMLDVEAALARALAAHGVIPAAAVAPIEAACRAERLDAEALARDAALGGNLAIPLVKQLTARVKDADAEAAKFVHWGATSQDILDTGLVLQLRETFDALALRLDTVCASLAELARVHRATPMIGRTWLQQALPITLGLKFAQWLDALGRHRRRLAALRGEVLVLQFGGAAGTLASLREAAPRVAASLAAELALALPDLPWHTQRDRIAETAAFFAMVIGTLGKIARDISLQMQTEIGELAEPAAAGKGGSSTMPHKRNPVGCAAVLSAAVRAPGLAATVFAGMVQEHERALGGWQAEWDALPELARLAGGALAGVAQIVGGLQVDTARLAANLDATRGLVLGEAVMLALGDRIGRLDAHHLVEQASQEAVRTGRTLHEVLAAEPAVGAHLTPDALRRLLDPAHYVGEAAAFVDAVLVRHAGHA, encoded by the coding sequence ATGTTTGAACACAGCGCCCGCTTGACTTCCCTGATCGGCGGCGATGCCGCGCTGATCCGGATCTGGTCGCCGACGGCGACGCTGCAGCGCATGCTCGACGTCGAGGCCGCGCTCGCGCGTGCGCTCGCCGCGCACGGCGTGATTCCGGCCGCCGCGGTCGCGCCGATCGAGGCCGCCTGCCGCGCCGAACGGCTCGACGCCGAGGCACTCGCGCGCGATGCCGCGCTCGGCGGCAACCTCGCGATTCCGCTCGTCAAGCAGCTGACCGCGCGCGTCAAGGACGCCGACGCCGAGGCGGCGAAGTTCGTCCACTGGGGCGCGACGAGCCAGGACATCCTCGACACCGGCCTCGTGCTGCAGCTGCGCGAGACCTTCGACGCGCTCGCGCTGCGGCTCGACACGGTCTGCGCGTCGCTTGCCGAGCTGGCGCGCGTGCACCGCGCCACGCCGATGATCGGCCGCACCTGGCTGCAGCAGGCGCTGCCGATCACGCTGGGCCTGAAGTTCGCGCAATGGCTCGACGCGCTGGGCCGCCACCGCCGGCGTCTCGCCGCGCTGCGCGGCGAGGTGCTGGTGCTGCAGTTCGGCGGCGCGGCCGGCACGCTCGCGAGCCTGCGCGAGGCCGCGCCGCGCGTGGCCGCCTCGCTCGCGGCCGAGCTGGCGCTCGCGCTGCCCGACCTGCCGTGGCACACGCAGCGCGACCGCATCGCCGAGACGGCCGCGTTCTTCGCGATGGTGATCGGCACGCTCGGCAAGATCGCGCGCGACATCTCCCTGCAGATGCAGACCGAGATCGGCGAGCTGGCCGAGCCCGCCGCGGCCGGCAAGGGCGGCTCGTCCACCATGCCGCACAAGCGCAACCCGGTCGGCTGCGCGGCCGTGCTGAGCGCCGCCGTGCGCGCGCCGGGGCTTGCCGCCACCGTGTTCGCCGGGATGGTGCAGGAGCACGAGCGCGCGCTGGGCGGCTGGCAGGCCGAGTGGGACGCGCTGCCCGAACTCGCGCGGCTCGCGGGCGGCGCGCTCGCCGGTGTCGCGCAGATCGTCGGCGGCCTGCAGGTCGACACCGCGCGGCTTGCCGCCAACCTCGACGCCACGCGCGGCCTGGTGCTCGGCGAGGCCGTGATGCTCGCGCTCGGCGACCGGATCGGCCGGCTCGACGCGCACCACCTGGTCGAGCAGGCCTCGCAGGAAGCGGTGCGCACCGGCCGCACGCTGCACGAGGTGCTGGCCGCCGAGCCGGCCGTCGGCGCGCACCTGACGCCCGACGCGCTGCGCCGGCTGCTCGATCCCGCCCATTACGTCGGCGAAGCCGCTGCGTTCGTCGATGCCGTGCTCGTGCGCCACGCGGGCCACGCCTAA
- a CDS encoding LysE family translocator has product MDINTLSALPAGMLFALVTSITPGPNNTMLLASGVNFGFRRTMPHMVGISSGVAIMMLAIGLGLGKAFSRMPLLYTVLEVASIAYLLYLAWKIATSGEVSAHQGKARPMTFVEAALFQWVNPKAWMMVLTAATTVQLSESYGANAMGMAVVFILVGFPCISVWAAFGQGMRGFLSNRRRLRAFNVTMAGLLVASLYPAAAKLAA; this is encoded by the coding sequence ATGGACATCAACACCCTGAGCGCCCTGCCCGCCGGCATGCTGTTCGCGCTCGTCACGTCGATCACGCCCGGCCCGAACAACACGATGCTGCTCGCCTCGGGCGTCAATTTCGGTTTCCGCCGGACCATGCCGCACATGGTCGGCATCAGCAGCGGCGTGGCGATCATGATGCTCGCGATCGGTCTCGGCCTCGGCAAGGCGTTCTCGCGCATGCCCTTGCTCTATACGGTGCTGGAAGTCGCGAGCATCGCCTATCTGCTCTATCTCGCCTGGAAGATCGCCACCTCGGGCGAAGTGAGTGCTCACCAAGGCAAAGCACGCCCGATGACCTTCGTCGAGGCCGCGCTATTCCAGTGGGTCAATCCGAAGGCCTGGATGATGGTGCTGACCGCGGCAACCACCGTGCAACTCTCCGAGAGCTACGGCGCCAACGCGATGGGCATGGCCGTGGTGTTCATCCTGGTCGGCTTCCCGTGCATCAGCGTGTGGGCCGCGTTCGGCCAGGGCATGCGCGGCTTCCTGTCGAACCGCCGCCGGCTGCGCGCGTTCAACGTGACGATGGCGGGGCTGCTGGTGGCCTCGCTCTATCCCGCCGCGGCGAAGCTCGCGGCTTGA
- a CDS encoding VOC family protein, with translation MTPSDVRQRAERANASGLPLPTPRVQRTHLSLFVRDPVRSGIWYAEVLGMTETARGEQWVFMSFGQKHHDIALIRAASDAELGTIGLQHYGLEIAGGLTELRRLYGMLLRRQVPIVKITDHKVGIGVYFTDPDGNRLEFFCETVTDDEEGKRVLHRYHAPSDPFQLEPLFD, from the coding sequence ATGACACCCTCCGATGTCCGGCAACGCGCCGAGCGCGCCAACGCGAGCGGCTTGCCGCTGCCGACCCCGCGCGTGCAGCGCACCCACCTGTCGCTGTTCGTGCGCGACCCCGTTCGCTCCGGCATCTGGTACGCCGAGGTGCTGGGGATGACGGAAACCGCGCGCGGCGAGCAATGGGTGTTCATGTCCTTCGGCCAGAAGCACCACGACATCGCGCTGATTCGCGCGGCGTCCGACGCCGAACTCGGCACCATCGGCCTGCAGCACTACGGCCTCGAAATCGCCGGCGGCCTGACCGAGCTGCGCCGCCTGTACGGGATGCTGCTGCGCCGCCAGGTGCCGATCGTCAAGATCACCGATCACAAGGTTGGGATCGGCGTGTATTTCACGGATCCCGACGGCAACCGGCTCGAATTCTTCTGCGAGACCGTCACGGACGACGAAGAGGGCAAGCGCGTGCTGCATCGCTACCACGCGCCGAGCGATCCGTTCCAGCTCGAGCCGCTGTTCGACTGA
- a CDS encoding 3-oxoacid CoA-transferase subunit A, translating into MVNKIFDSLQSAVADIHDGATVMIGGFGTAGMPSELIDALIAHGARDLTIVNNNAGNGETGLAALLKARRVRKIICSFPRQSDSQVFDALYRGGEIELELVPQGNLAERIRAAGAGIGGFFTRTGYGTKLAEGKETREIDGKHYVFETPIHADFALVKAFKGDRWGNLVYRKTARNFGPVMASAAKTTIVQVSQVVELGGLDPEQIVTPGIFVQRVVEVPQAVHAAELAAQAA; encoded by the coding sequence ATGGTCAACAAGATTTTCGATTCCCTGCAGTCGGCGGTGGCCGACATCCATGACGGCGCGACCGTCATGATCGGCGGCTTCGGCACGGCGGGCATGCCGTCCGAGCTGATCGACGCGCTGATCGCGCATGGCGCGCGCGATCTGACGATCGTCAACAACAACGCCGGCAACGGCGAAACCGGCCTGGCCGCGCTGCTGAAGGCCAGGCGCGTGCGCAAGATCATCTGCTCGTTCCCGCGCCAGTCCGATTCGCAGGTGTTCGACGCGCTCTACCGCGGCGGCGAGATCGAGCTGGAGCTGGTGCCGCAAGGCAATCTCGCCGAGCGCATCCGCGCGGCCGGCGCCGGCATCGGCGGGTTCTTCACGCGCACCGGCTACGGCACGAAGCTGGCCGAAGGCAAGGAAACGCGCGAGATCGACGGCAAGCACTACGTGTTCGAGACGCCGATCCACGCCGATTTCGCGCTGGTGAAGGCGTTCAAGGGCGACCGGTGGGGCAACCTGGTCTATCGCAAGACCGCGCGCAACTTCGGGCCGGTGATGGCGAGCGCGGCGAAGACCACGATCGTGCAGGTCTCGCAGGTTGTCGAGCTTGGCGGGCTCGATCCCGAACAGATCGTGACGCCCGGCATCTTCGTGCAGCGCGTCGTCGAGGTGCCGCAGGCCGTCCATGCGGCCGAACTCGCCGCGCAGGCCGCCTGA
- the pcaC gene encoding 4-carboxymuconolactone decarboxylase: MDDKQRYENGLGVRRAVLGEAHVERSLANRSELTTDFQDLITRYAWGEIWTREGLPRHTRSLLTIAMMVALNRGEELALHLRAAKNNGVTRDEIKEVLMQAAIYCGVPAANSAFHLAERIFKEEDAAAAP; the protein is encoded by the coding sequence ATGGACGACAAGCAACGCTATGAAAACGGGCTGGGCGTGCGCCGCGCGGTGCTCGGCGAGGCGCACGTGGAGCGCTCGCTCGCCAACCGCAGCGAGCTGACCACCGACTTCCAGGATCTCATCACGCGCTATGCCTGGGGCGAGATCTGGACGCGCGAGGGGCTGCCTCGCCATACCCGCAGCCTGCTGACCATCGCGATGATGGTGGCGCTCAATCGTGGCGAGGAACTCGCGCTGCATCTGCGCGCCGCGAAGAACAACGGCGTGACGCGCGACGAGATCAAGGAAGTGCTGATGCAGGCCGCGATCTATTGCGGCGTGCCGGCGGCCAACTCGGCGTTCCATCTCGCCGAGCGGATCTTCAAGGAGGAGGACGCGGCCGCCGCGCCATGA
- a CDS encoding 4-hydroxybenzoate 3-monooxygenase: MRTQVAIIGAGPAGLLLSHLLRLRGIDAVLIEARSREYCENRIRAGVLEQGTADTLDEAGLGARMHREGLLHHGIELLFAGERHRIDLSALTGGRAITVYSQHEVVRDLIAAGVAHGHEMHFEVSEVALHDVESERPSVTFRHRDGRAGRIDCDFIAGCDGFHGIARQTIPEALQRTFERVYPYAWLGILAQAAPSLDELVYAHHERGFALFSMRSPTVTRLYLQCRPDEDLAAWSDARIWDELHLRFANASGWTPTEGPIMQKGVTPMRSFVCETMRHGRLLLAGDAAHIVPPTGAKGMNLAVADVRTLAHALSAHYAGDAAPLDGYSDRCLERVWRAEHFSYFMTNMLHPSPDDSPFVNRLKLAELKYVTRSRAAAQALAENYVGLPFDEALAPATLAASASARLDNAPSEIL; this comes from the coding sequence ATGCGTACCCAGGTCGCGATCATCGGTGCCGGCCCCGCCGGGCTGCTGCTGTCCCATCTGCTGCGCCTGCGCGGCATCGACGCCGTGTTGATCGAGGCGCGTTCGCGCGAGTATTGCGAGAACCGGATTCGCGCCGGGGTGCTGGAGCAGGGCACCGCCGATACGCTCGACGAGGCCGGGCTGGGCGCGCGGATGCACCGCGAGGGGCTGCTCCACCACGGCATCGAGCTGTTGTTCGCCGGCGAGCGCCACCGCATCGACCTGTCGGCGCTCACCGGCGGGCGCGCGATTACCGTCTACAGCCAGCACGAGGTGGTGCGCGACCTGATCGCGGCCGGCGTCGCGCACGGCCACGAGATGCATTTCGAGGTGAGCGAGGTCGCGCTGCACGACGTCGAGAGCGAGCGCCCGTCGGTGACGTTCCGCCATCGCGACGGCCGCGCCGGGCGCATCGACTGCGATTTCATCGCCGGCTGCGACGGCTTCCACGGCATCGCGCGGCAGACCATTCCCGAAGCGCTGCAACGCACCTTCGAGCGCGTCTATCCCTATGCGTGGCTGGGCATCCTCGCGCAGGCGGCTCCCTCGCTCGACGAGCTCGTCTATGCGCATCACGAGCGCGGCTTCGCGCTGTTCTCGATGCGCTCGCCGACCGTCACGCGCCTTTATCTGCAATGCCGCCCCGACGAGGATCTCGCCGCGTGGTCCGACGCGCGGATCTGGGACGAGCTGCACCTGCGCTTCGCGAACGCCTCGGGCTGGACGCCCACCGAGGGGCCGATCATGCAGAAGGGGGTCACGCCGATGCGCAGCTTCGTCTGCGAGACGATGCGCCATGGCCGCCTGCTGCTGGCCGGCGACGCCGCGCACATCGTGCCGCCCACCGGCGCGAAGGGGATGAATCTGGCGGTGGCCGACGTGCGGACGCTGGCGCACGCGCTCTCGGCCCACTACGCGGGCGACGCGGCGCCGCTCGACGGCTATTCGGACCGCTGCCTCGAACGCGTCTGGCGTGCCGAGCATTTCTCCTATTTCATGACCAACATGCTGCACCCGTCGCCCGACGATTCGCCGTTCGTGAACCGCCTCAAGCTGGCCGAGCTGAAATACGTGACGCGCTCGCGCGCGGCCGCCCAGGCGCTGGCCGAGAATTACGTCGGGCTGCCGTTCGACGAGGCCCTCGCCCCGGCCACCCTTGCCGCCTCCGCGTCAGCCCGCCTTGACAATGCGCCGAGCGAGATTCTATGA
- the pcaD gene encoding 3-oxoadipate enol-lactonase, producing MPFASVNGVKLHYRIDRAASADAPWLVFSNSLGADLTMWAAQIAALRARFNLLRYDTRGHGHSDVPPGPYTIDQLAGDVVGLLDQLGIERAHFCGISMGGLTGAALAARYPQRIGRAVLANTSAKIGTPEVWEPRAAKARDEGMHALVDAVLPRWFKPAFFTAEPRLVDVIRDVFVHHDRHGYAANCEALNTADLREDVKGIALPVLVVTGAHDMSTPPELGRALAAAIPGARHVEFDAAHISNIECADGFNRALLDFLTA from the coding sequence ATGCCCTTTGCTTCTGTCAACGGTGTGAAGCTGCATTACCGCATCGACCGCGCCGCGAGCGCCGACGCACCGTGGCTGGTATTTTCGAATTCGCTCGGCGCGGACCTGACGATGTGGGCCGCGCAGATCGCGGCGCTGCGCGCGCGCTTCAACCTGCTGCGCTACGACACGCGCGGCCACGGCCACTCGGACGTGCCGCCCGGCCCCTATACGATCGACCAGCTGGCCGGCGACGTGGTCGGCCTGCTCGACCAGCTCGGCATCGAGCGCGCCCATTTCTGCGGCATCTCGATGGGCGGCCTGACCGGCGCCGCGCTGGCCGCGCGCTATCCGCAGCGCATCGGGCGCGCCGTGCTCGCCAACACCAGCGCGAAGATCGGCACGCCCGAGGTGTGGGAGCCGCGTGCCGCGAAGGCGCGCGACGAAGGCATGCACGCGCTCGTCGACGCGGTGCTGCCGCGCTGGTTCAAGCCGGCCTTCTTCACGGCCGAGCCGCGCCTCGTGGACGTGATACGCGACGTCTTCGTCCATCACGACCGCCACGGCTACGCGGCCAACTGCGAGGCGCTGAACACCGCCGACCTGCGCGAGGACGTGAAGGGCATCGCGCTGCCGGTGCTGGTGGTGACGGGCGCGCACGACATGTCGACGCCGCCCGAACTTGGGCGCGCGCTGGCCGCCGCGATCCCGGGCGCGCGCCACGTGGAGTTCGATGCCGCGCACATCTCCAACATCGAATGTGCCGACGGCTTCAATCGCGCGCTGCTCGATTTCCTGACCGCCTGA
- a CDS encoding acetolactate synthase large subunit, with amino-acid sequence MNLPQLHRDTEASSGASVVLTTARDAGVGVCFANPGTTEMPFVGALDTVAGVRPILGLFEGVCTGAADGYGRMAGKPAMTLLHLGPGHANGIANLHNARRARTPILNIVGDHTRAHLKYDAPLTSDIESLARPVSVWYRSVARDTDLATDTADAIAAAMGAQRGVATLVLPVDLQSARIRGGASPAVVRPAAASFDPERVERVADLLLGGDRAVLLLGQRALSARGQRAAARIAAATGAACFSETFPARAERGGGLPDIDRLPYFPEPALAALAGRRVVLAGALAPVTYFGYDGIPGELARPDDIVMLAAPGDAADDALEALAERLGAAANDQGVCVERWQVAGGPLTPQAVGCVLANALPDNAIVSIEGGTCGYPFVTASARARRHTILTNTGGAIGQGLPVALGAAVACPDRRVFALQSDGSAQYTIQSLWTMARERLPIVMLIASNRRYGILQTELARSGLPADTPHASRLTQLDDPPIDWLALSRGYGVPARRASDTQALVRALDDALAHADGPTLIEMQLS; translated from the coding sequence ATGAACCTTCCACAGTTGCACCGCGATACCGAAGCAAGCAGCGGGGCGAGCGTCGTGCTCACCACGGCGCGAGACGCCGGCGTCGGCGTCTGTTTCGCCAATCCCGGCACCACCGAGATGCCGTTCGTCGGTGCGCTCGACACCGTGGCGGGCGTGCGCCCGATCCTCGGCCTGTTCGAGGGCGTGTGCACGGGAGCCGCGGACGGCTACGGCCGCATGGCCGGCAAGCCCGCGATGACGCTGCTGCACCTCGGCCCCGGCCACGCCAACGGCATTGCCAATCTGCACAATGCGCGCCGCGCCCGCACGCCGATCCTGAACATCGTCGGCGATCACACGCGCGCGCATCTGAAGTACGACGCGCCGCTGACGTCCGACATCGAATCGCTCGCGCGCCCGGTGTCGGTGTGGTACCGCAGCGTGGCGCGCGACACCGATCTCGCGACCGATACGGCCGACGCGATTGCCGCTGCGATGGGCGCGCAGCGCGGCGTCGCGACGCTGGTCCTGCCCGTCGATCTCCAGTCCGCGCGGATACGCGGCGGGGCGTCGCCCGCGGTCGTGCGCCCGGCTGCGGCCTCGTTCGACCCGGAGCGCGTCGAGCGGGTGGCCGATCTGCTGCTCGGCGGCGATCGCGCCGTCCTGCTGCTGGGCCAGCGCGCCTTGTCGGCGCGCGGGCAGCGCGCGGCCGCCCGCATCGCGGCGGCGACCGGTGCGGCCTGCTTCAGCGAGACGTTTCCGGCGCGGGCCGAGCGCGGCGGCGGCCTGCCCGACATCGACCGCCTGCCTTATTTCCCCGAGCCGGCGCTGGCGGCGCTGGCGGGCCGGCGCGTGGTGCTGGCCGGCGCGCTGGCGCCCGTCACTTACTTCGGCTACGACGGGATTCCCGGCGAGCTCGCGCGGCCGGACGATATCGTCATGCTGGCGGCCCCGGGCGACGCGGCGGACGACGCGCTGGAGGCGCTGGCCGAGCGGCTCGGCGCGGCAGCGAATGACCAGGGCGTGTGCGTCGAGCGCTGGCAGGTGGCGGGCGGGCCGCTCACGCCGCAGGCCGTCGGCTGCGTGCTCGCGAATGCGCTGCCCGATAACGCGATCGTCTCGATCGAGGGCGGCACCTGCGGCTACCCGTTCGTGACCGCGTCGGCGCGCGCGCGTCGCCATACCATTCTCACGAATACGGGCGGCGCGATCGGCCAGGGCCTGCCGGTGGCGCTCGGCGCGGCCGTCGCATGCCCGGACCGCCGCGTCTTTGCGCTGCAGTCCGACGGCAGTGCGCAGTACACGATCCAGTCGCTGTGGACCATGGCGCGCGAGCGCTTGCCGATCGTGATGCTGATCGCCTCGAACCGTCGCTACGGCATCCTGCAGACCGAGCTCGCGCGCAGCGGCCTGCCGGCCGACACGCCGCACGCGAGCCGCCTGACGCAACTGGACGATCCGCCGATCGACTGGCTCGCGCTGTCGCGCGGCTATGGCGTGCCGGCCCGACGCGCGAGCGACACGCAGGCGCTGGTGCGAGCGCTCGACGACGCGCTCGCTCATGCCGACGGGCCGACACTCATCGAAATGCAGTTGTCCTGA